CGAGGATGATGCCGTGCACCACGAACATCAGGCCCAGGCCGATATACGACACCACCACGAAACTGCCCAGCTTGAGGATGTCGTCCAGGTTGGAACTGGCCACTACCTTGGTCATCAGTGCCAGCACGCCGTAGGGGGTGAGCTTCATTACCAGGCGCACCAGGCGCATGACCCAGGCCTGCAAAGTGTCGATGGCCGACAGGGCGCTGCGGCCTTTTTCGGCATCGTCCTTGATCAGTTGCAATGCAGCCAGGCCAACGAACACGGCAAAAATAACCACGCTGATGATCGAAGTCGGCTTGGCCCGCGCCAAGTCACCCACCGGGTTGCTGGGGATGAACGACAGCAACAGCTGCGGGATATTGAGGTCGGCAACCTTTCCGGCATAGTCGCTGTGGATGGCCTGCATGCGGGCGCTTTCCTGGGCGCCGGCCACCAAACCTTCGGCGCTGAGGCCGAACAAATTGGTCAGGGCGATGCCGATCAGCGCGGCGATGGCCGTGGTCAGCAGCAGGGTGCCGATGCTGAGCACACTGATGCGCCCGAGCGAGGACGCGTTGTGCAGGCGCGCCACGGCGCTGAGGATCGATGCGAAGATCAGCGGCATGACGATCATCTGCAGCAGGCCAACGTAGCCGTTGCCGACCAGGTCGAGCCAGCCGATGGTGGCTTTCAGCACGGGGTGGCCGGCGCCATAGATCGTGTGCAGTACCAAGCCGAACAGGACGCCCAGCACCAGGCCGAGCAGCACTTTTTTGGCCAGGGTCCAGTCGGTACGGCGGGTTTGCGCCAGGCCCAGCAGCAGGGCCAGGAACGCCAACAAGTTAAGGGACAGCGGCAGGTTCATTGAAGCTCCAGGAAAAAGCAGTAGAGGCATCGCCTCTGTGAGCGATTGCGAACGGAAATGCTAACAGCCTGAAAACAAACGAATTTATACCCAAAAGGCATTTGCATAGTCGTTTATGGAATAACGAACTGTCGGAAATAGCAATGAACACGGCGTTTAAACACGCGCAAAGGTCGTTGCCAGAGGCTGCCTTGAGGGGTTGATGGTCTAGCTTCTGACGACCTTTTCAGGAGATCCGCACATGAAGTTCGCTCCGAAAATGCTCGCCGCCGGGCTGTCGCTGCTGTTCAGTGTCGAAACCTTTGCCACCGAGCTCAAGCACTGGCCGCCTGAAGCCGCCCGGCAACTGGATGCCATGATTGCCGCCAATGCCCACAAAGGTAACTACGCGGTGTTCGACATGGACAACACCAGTTACCGCTTTGACCTTGAAGAAGCCTTGCTGCCCTTCATGGAGAACAAAGGGCTGCTTACCCGTGACAAGCTGGACCCCTCACTGAAGCTGATCCCGTTCAAGGACACCGCTGACCACAAGGAAAGCCTGTTCAGTTATTACTACCGCCTGTGCGAACTGGACGACATGGTGTGCTACCCGTGGGTAGCCCAGGTGTTCTCGGGCTTTACCCTCAAGGAGCTCAAAGCACAGGTCGACGAGATGATGGCGTCGCACAAGCTGATCTCAAGCACGTACTACGAAGGGGATCAGGTCAAATCCATCGAAGTTCAGCCCCCCAAGGTTTTCACCGGCCAGGCCGAGCTTTACAACAAGCTGATGGAAAACGGCATCGAGGTGTACGTGATTTCAGCGGCTTCCGAAGAACTGGTGCGCATGGTCGCCTCGGACCCGAAGTACGGCTACAACGTAAAGCCTGAAAACGTGATCGGCGTGAGCCTGCTGCTCAAGGACCGCAGCAGCGGGCAGTTGACCACCGCACGCAAACAGATCAGTGCAGGGCATTACGTTGCCAGCGCCAACGAGGGCATGGAGCTGACGCCTTACCTGTGGACCCCGGCCACCTGGATGGCGGGCAAGCAGGCGGCGATCCTTACCTACATTGATGAATGGAAAAAGCCCGTGCTGGTGGGCGGTGATACCCCGACCAGTGATGGCTACATGCAATTCCACGGTGTGGATGTGGGCAAGGGCGGCATCCACCTGTGGATAAACCGCAAGGCCAAGTACATGGATCAGCTGAACGGCATGATTGCCAAGAATGCGGCGGCGCAGGCCAAGGAAGGGTTGCCGGTGACAGCGGACAAGAATTGGGTGATTGTGACGCCGGAGCAGATTCAGTAGTTGTGCGGGCCTCATCGCGGATAAATCCGCTCCTACAGGTACAACACCGCCTGTAGGAGCGGATTTATCCGCGATGGCGCCGTTACAGGCATAAAAAACCGGCGCACCTGGCGCCGGTCTTCATTGCTGCGAAAGAGCCTTACAGCCCTTCCAGCATCGCCTTGTTACGCACAGCACCTTTGTCGGCACTGGTCGCCAGCAGCGCGTAAGCCTTCAGGGCAGTGGTCACCTTGCGAGGGCGAACTTCCGCCGGCTTCCAGCCTTTCTGGTCCTGCTCGACGCGGCGTGCAGCCAGCTCTTCATCGCTGACCAGCAGGTTGATCGAACGGTTGGGGATGTCGATCAACACCTTGTCACCGTCGCGCACCAGGCCAATGGCGCCGCCAGCAGCCGCTTCCGGCGAGGCGTGGCCGATAGACAGGCCCGAAGTGCCGCCCGAGAAGCGGCCATCGGTGAGCAGTGCGCACGCTTTGCCAAGGCCTTTGGACTTCAAGTACGACGTCGGGTAGAGCATTTCCTGCATGCCCGGGCCGCCTTTCGGGCCTTCGTAGCGGATGATCACGATGTCGCCAGCCTTCACTTCGTCGGCGAGGATGCCGCGCACGGCGCTGTCCTGGCTCTCGAAGATCTTGGCGCTGCCTTCGAACACGTGGATCGACTCATCGACACCAGCGGTTTTCACCACGCAGCCATCAAGGGCGATGTTGCCGTACAGCACGGCCAGCCCGCCTTCT
The genomic region above belongs to Pseudomonas sp. PSKL.D1 and contains:
- a CDS encoding L-cystine transporter; this translates as MNLPLSLNLLAFLALLLGLAQTRRTDWTLAKKVLLGLVLGVLFGLVLHTIYGAGHPVLKATIGWLDLVGNGYVGLLQMIVMPLIFASILSAVARLHNASSLGRISVLSIGTLLLTTAIAALIGIALTNLFGLSAEGLVAGAQESARMQAIHSDYAGKVADLNIPQLLLSFIPSNPVGDLARAKPTSIISVVIFAVFVGLAALQLIKDDAEKGRSALSAIDTLQAWVMRLVRLVMKLTPYGVLALMTKVVASSNLDDILKLGSFVVVSYIGLGLMFVVHGIILAATGVSPLRFFRKVWPVLTFAFTSRSSAASIPLNIEAQTRRLGVPQSIASFSASFGATIGQNGCAGLYPAMLAVMVAPAVGIDTFDPLWIATLVAIVTLSSAGVAGVGGGATFAALIVLPAMGLPVELVALLISVEPLIDMGRTALNVNGSMTAGVVTSQLLKETDKDVLAGDQHAELSHT
- a CDS encoding haloacid dehalogenase-like hydrolase, which codes for MKFAPKMLAAGLSLLFSVETFATELKHWPPEAARQLDAMIAANAHKGNYAVFDMDNTSYRFDLEEALLPFMENKGLLTRDKLDPSLKLIPFKDTADHKESLFSYYYRLCELDDMVCYPWVAQVFSGFTLKELKAQVDEMMASHKLISSTYYEGDQVKSIEVQPPKVFTGQAELYNKLMENGIEVYVISAASEELVRMVASDPKYGYNVKPENVIGVSLLLKDRSSGQLTTARKQISAGHYVASANEGMELTPYLWTPATWMAGKQAAILTYIDEWKKPVLVGGDTPTSDGYMQFHGVDVGKGGIHLWINRKAKYMDQLNGMIAKNAAAQAKEGLPVTADKNWVIVTPEQIQ